In the genome of Porphyrobacter sp. ULC335, one region contains:
- a CDS encoding AraC family transcriptional regulator yields the protein MGELWNAAKGAGLWSWSPADWAWSPETVRWSLDLGMPKSPVYFDVSTDAMPPQVRYEMWRTLLYYSFEGDPLSAQSARDFSARTQCLITDPVQLLRYRSCAVSGRGVPADLANDRETYTIGVVLEGARTYEQEDSAAPVVSRASDFFVFDNRWHSRVAWSDHRAVQVSVPRAELEQRIGERIPDPATMVRLLGESHMGEVLKHQMLLSAKHMAAANEVERDFMLGQLMQLALFSCETVTAGTAARAAPRRDLFGAAVALIEQNIGRPGLDARMIQTHLGCSRATLYRAFAEAGTSVSNAIAQLRIKRAKAVLATSPDLPVGVVAARCGWYDSASFARAFRRHEGLSPSEFREELRTSRA from the coding sequence ATGGGGGAACTGTGGAATGCGGCCAAGGGGGCCGGGCTGTGGTCCTGGTCACCGGCCGACTGGGCCTGGTCGCCCGAGACGGTGCGCTGGTCGCTCGATCTCGGCATGCCCAAGTCGCCCGTCTATTTCGATGTCTCCACCGATGCCATGCCCCCGCAGGTACGATACGAGATGTGGCGCACCCTGCTCTATTACAGCTTCGAGGGCGATCCCCTGTCGGCGCAATCCGCGCGCGATTTCAGCGCGCGCACCCAGTGCCTGATCACCGATCCGGTTCAATTGCTGCGCTACCGCAGCTGTGCGGTGAGCGGCCGCGGCGTCCCTGCAGACCTGGCCAACGACCGAGAGACCTACACTATCGGCGTGGTGCTCGAGGGCGCGCGCACCTACGAGCAGGAGGACAGCGCGGCGCCGGTCGTCAGCCGGGCGAGCGACTTTTTCGTCTTCGACAACCGCTGGCATTCGCGCGTCGCGTGGAGCGATCACCGGGCGGTGCAGGTGTCGGTCCCGCGTGCGGAACTTGAGCAGCGCATCGGCGAGCGCATCCCCGATCCTGCGACAATGGTGCGGCTGCTCGGTGAATCGCACATGGGCGAGGTGCTCAAGCACCAGATGCTGCTTTCGGCCAAGCACATGGCGGCGGCCAACGAGGTGGAGCGCGACTTCATGCTCGGCCAGCTGATGCAGCTTGCGCTGTTCTCCTGCGAGACCGTCACCGCCGGGACAGCCGCGCGCGCCGCGCCGCGCCGTGACCTGTTCGGCGCGGCGGTTGCGCTGATCGAGCAGAACATCGGGCGGCCGGGCCTCGATGCCCGGATGATTCAGACGCATCTCGGCTGCTCGCGCGCGACGCTATACCGCGCCTTTGCCGAGGCCGGGACGAGCGTTTCCAACGCCATCGCCCAGTTGCGCATCAAGCGAGCCAAGGCGGTCCTCGCCACCTCGCCCGATCTGCCCGTCGGCGTCGTGGCGGCGCGCTGCGGATGGTACGACAGCGCCTCCTTCGCGCGGGCCTTCCGCCGCCACGAGGGGCTCAGCCCCAGCGAGTTCCGTGAGGAGCTGCGCACCAGCCGTGCATGA
- a CDS encoding protein-glutamate methylesterase/protein-glutamine glutaminase, which produces MKKVRVLIVDDSASVRQTMKAILEEDGDIEVIGTAADPFAAARIIQSQVPDVITLDVEMPRMDGITFLRKVMSQCPLPVVMCSSLTEEGSDTLMQALEAGAVDIILKPRIGVADHLNEARAAIRQVVKGAARARVQARQPGTPRLEPQAKLTADAVLPPPSGKAMSRTTEMVVCIGASTGGTEALREVLEALPANSPGIVVVQHMPERFTRAFAARLDSLCEVSVKEAEDGDTVMRGHVLIAPGGKHTMLERQGARYLVSVRDGPLVSRHRPSVDVLFRSAARCAGSNAVGVIMTGMGDDGARGLLEMHEGGARTFAQDEATSIVFGMPKEAIARGAADKVCPLGSIAREILQATAR; this is translated from the coding sequence ATCAAGAAGGTCCGTGTCCTCATTGTCGATGACAGCGCAAGCGTTCGTCAGACGATGAAGGCTATCCTAGAAGAAGATGGTGACATCGAAGTCATCGGCACGGCCGCCGATCCTTTTGCCGCAGCGCGGATCATCCAGTCGCAGGTGCCCGATGTCATTACGCTCGATGTCGAGATGCCCCGGATGGACGGCATCACCTTCCTGCGCAAGGTGATGAGCCAATGCCCGCTTCCTGTGGTAATGTGCTCATCCCTGACCGAGGAGGGCTCAGATACGCTGATGCAGGCGCTCGAAGCGGGCGCCGTCGACATCATTCTCAAGCCGCGGATCGGCGTGGCAGATCACCTCAACGAAGCGCGCGCAGCGATCCGGCAGGTGGTCAAGGGCGCTGCGCGCGCACGCGTTCAGGCACGACAGCCCGGCACGCCGCGTTTGGAGCCGCAGGCCAAGCTTACCGCCGACGCGGTTCTGCCGCCGCCCAGCGGCAAGGCCATGAGCCGCACGACGGAGATGGTCGTGTGCATCGGGGCCTCGACCGGCGGAACCGAAGCGCTGCGCGAAGTGCTCGAGGCGCTGCCTGCCAATTCCCCCGGCATCGTGGTGGTGCAGCACATGCCGGAACGCTTCACCCGCGCCTTCGCCGCCCGCCTCGACTCACTTTGCGAGGTGAGCGTGAAGGAAGCGGAAGACGGAGACACCGTGATGCGCGGGCATGTCCTCATCGCGCCGGGAGGAAAACACACCATGCTCGAGCGGCAGGGGGCGCGCTACCTCGTCTCGGTGCGTGATGGACCGCTGGTCTCGCGCCATCGCCCCTCCGTCGACGTTCTGTTCCGCTCGGCCGCGCGATGTGCCGGTTCAAACGCAGTCGGAGTGATCATGACCGGCATGGGCGACGACGGCGCTCGCGGTCTGCTCGAGATGCACGAGGGCGGTGCGCGCACCTTTGCGCAGGATGAGGCAACCTCGATCGTGTTCGGGATGCCCAAGGAGGCGATCGCGCGTGGTGCGGCCGACAAGGTCTGTCCCCTTGGTTCCATCGCCAGGGAGATCCTCCAGGCCACGGCACGCTGA
- a CDS encoding CheR family methyltransferase, producing MTHAAFDLAPDTDQIGARQFKALAALIHAKAGINLKASKQTMLEGRLRRRARASGFATIGEYCDFVLSPGVAPNEIENLINAVTTNKTDFFREPLHFDVLLETVLPEFAENRQRLVRCWSAACSTGAEPYTLAMLLDEFAGQNRGMDYQVIATDLDTEVLSTAIKGIYPRELVDPVPDHLRRRYVLTAKKPGRNEVRIVPELRRKVAFGRLNLMDARYPLDELMDIIFCRNVLIYFDKATQEAVINRLCERLRPGGYLFLGHSESITGFADCLTQVAGTVFRRI from the coding sequence ATGACCCACGCCGCCTTCGATCTGGCGCCTGATACGGACCAGATCGGCGCAAGGCAGTTCAAGGCGCTGGCGGCGCTGATCCATGCCAAGGCAGGCATCAACCTCAAGGCCAGCAAGCAGACCATGCTTGAAGGGCGGTTGCGCCGACGCGCGCGTGCCTCCGGGTTTGCGACCATCGGGGAGTATTGCGATTTCGTCCTTAGCCCGGGCGTGGCTCCGAACGAGATCGAAAATCTCATAAACGCCGTCACGACGAACAAGACCGATTTCTTCCGCGAGCCGCTCCATTTCGATGTGCTGCTCGAGACGGTGCTGCCGGAATTCGCCGAGAATCGCCAACGCCTGGTCCGTTGCTGGAGCGCGGCATGTTCGACCGGTGCCGAGCCCTATACTCTCGCCATGCTGCTCGACGAGTTTGCCGGACAGAACCGCGGAATGGATTACCAGGTTATCGCTACCGATCTCGATACCGAGGTTCTCTCGACCGCTATCAAGGGAATCTACCCTCGGGAATTGGTTGACCCAGTGCCCGATCATTTGCGTCGACGTTACGTGCTGACGGCCAAGAAACCAGGCCGCAACGAGGTTCGGATCGTGCCTGAACTGCGGCGGAAGGTCGCCTTCGGCAGGCTCAACCTGATGGATGCGCGCTATCCGCTGGACGAACTCATGGACATCATCTTCTGCCGAAATGTCCTGATCTATTTCGACAAGGCCACGCAGGAAGCCGTAATCAACCGCCTGTGCGAGCGGCTGCGTCCGGGCGGCTATCTTTTCCTTGGCCATTCCGAATCCATCACCGGCTTCGCCGACTGTCTCACGCAGGTGGCAGGCACCGTGTTCAGGAGAATCTAG
- a CDS encoding methyl-accepting chemotaxis protein codes for MPLNPFAAVSTAVVLDEIARVEAAMTSGNCAERLVTHTGNAATRAVTEAVNRLLDKASQPSFDLSKAIRHMADEHQRGDIDVKIQTVDLPGHYSDIARDINDLVDAHISVKKMAMACVKEIGEGNFKAPLEQLPGKKAFINEIIETLRGNLSGLIAQMNHMSAEHDRGDIDVALDDTAFSGDFAAVARGINNMVAGHIAVKKKAMACVKEFGQGNFDAPLEQFPGKKAFINETIETLRRNLRAITSEIQGLILASTEGRLSERGDDKRFVGDFSELIVGINGMLDATLQPIEEGNRILAKLGAGDLSERVEIECRGDHKHMRDAINATVDNLRAFASNVSQAATEVAEGSTQMAASSQQLSEGATEQAASAEEASASMEQMAANIKQNADNAAQTEKIARQSSKDAESSGTAVEKAVGAMRTIAEKISIVQEIARQTDLLALNAAVEAARAGEHGKGFAVVASEVRKLAERSQSAAAEIVSVSSDTVKAAAEAGEMLAKLVPDIRRTAELVTEISAACREQDIGASQINEAIQQLDKVTQQNASASDQISATSETLASRAEELQQSMAFFQLDTAAPSIMGTRSAAAPRKAATSKPAPRTAAPNRAARAPAPAQVTAATNSVAHQQERASGFALDLTSGGLDADDGQFGRAA; via the coding sequence ATGCCACTCAACCCCTTTGCCGCTGTTTCGACAGCCGTGGTTCTCGATGAAATCGCCCGGGTTGAAGCGGCGATGACCAGCGGGAACTGCGCCGAACGCCTCGTCACCCACACCGGCAATGCCGCGACCCGCGCGGTGACAGAGGCCGTCAATCGGCTGCTCGACAAGGCCTCTCAACCGTCATTCGATCTGTCGAAAGCCATCAGGCACATGGCGGACGAGCATCAGCGCGGCGATATCGATGTCAAGATCCAGACAGTCGACCTGCCCGGCCATTACTCGGACATCGCGCGGGACATCAACGATCTCGTGGACGCGCACATCTCGGTCAAGAAAATGGCAATGGCCTGCGTCAAGGAAATAGGCGAGGGCAACTTCAAGGCGCCGCTCGAACAGTTGCCGGGCAAGAAAGCTTTCATCAACGAAATCATCGAGACCCTTCGCGGCAATCTTTCCGGTCTGATTGCACAGATGAACCACATGTCTGCCGAACACGACCGTGGCGACATCGACGTCGCCCTCGATGACACGGCGTTCTCCGGTGATTTCGCTGCCGTCGCACGCGGCATCAACAACATGGTCGCCGGCCACATCGCCGTGAAGAAGAAGGCCATGGCCTGCGTCAAGGAATTCGGCCAAGGCAACTTCGACGCGCCGCTCGAACAGTTTCCCGGCAAGAAGGCCTTCATAAACGAGACGATCGAAACGCTGCGCCGTAATCTTCGCGCAATAACCTCCGAAATACAGGGTCTGATCCTTGCCTCCACGGAGGGTCGCCTAAGTGAGCGCGGCGACGACAAGCGTTTCGTGGGCGATTTTTCTGAACTTATTGTCGGCATCAATGGCATGCTCGATGCCACGCTCCAGCCGATCGAGGAAGGCAACCGCATCCTCGCCAAGCTGGGTGCAGGCGATCTGAGCGAGCGGGTCGAGATCGAATGCCGGGGCGATCACAAGCACATGCGCGATGCCATCAACGCCACCGTCGACAACTTGCGCGCGTTTGCCAGCAACGTCAGCCAGGCAGCAACCGAAGTGGCCGAGGGCAGCACTCAGATGGCGGCCAGCTCGCAGCAGCTCTCCGAAGGGGCCACCGAACAGGCCGCCTCTGCCGAGGAAGCCTCGGCATCGATGGAGCAGATGGCCGCCAACATCAAACAGAACGCCGATAACGCCGCGCAGACAGAGAAGATCGCCCGGCAATCTTCCAAGGATGCAGAATCGTCAGGCACTGCGGTTGAAAAGGCTGTCGGCGCTATGCGGACGATCGCGGAGAAAATCAGCATCGTCCAGGAAATCGCGCGTCAGACCGATCTTCTGGCGCTCAACGCCGCCGTCGAGGCAGCCCGCGCGGGCGAACACGGCAAGGGTTTCGCCGTCGTCGCATCCGAGGTCCGCAAACTGGCCGAACGCAGCCAAAGCGCTGCGGCAGAAATCGTCTCCGTCTCCTCCGACACGGTGAAAGCCGCAGCCGAGGCCGGGGAAATGCTCGCCAAACTGGTCCCCGACATCCGCCGCACTGCGGAGCTTGTGACCGAAATCAGCGCCGCCTGCCGAGAACAGGATATCGGGGCCTCGCAGATCAACGAGGCGATCCAGCAGCTCGACAAGGTCACGCAACAGAACGCGAGCGCGTCAGACCAGATCTCCGCAACATCGGAAACGCTAGCCTCGCGAGCGGAGGAGCTTCAGCAGTCGATGGCCTTCTTCCAGCTCGATACCGCCGCCCCATCTATCATGGGGACGCGAAGTGCCGCAGCACCGCGTAAGGCTGCCACTTCCAAGCCGGCTCCGCGCACTGCGGCACCCAACCGGGCTGCGCGCGCGCCTGCTCCAGCGCAGGTTACGGCCGCGACGAATTCGGTGGCGCACCAGCAGGAGCGAGCATCCGGCTTTGCGCTCGACCTGACGAGCGGCGGCCTTGACGCCGATGACGGCCAGTTCGGCCGCGCGGCATGA
- a CDS encoding chemotaxis protein CheW, giving the protein MNRPDDLQVVEFGLGSEVFAVPVKLVREILDYAPPAHVPNGPDHFVGLTDVRGQGVPTLDLRRRLGLEAIEPTLATRILILDIALPDRALTLGVVIDRVLSVSSYDAAQIEQAPDIGVRWKSQYITGVVRRETGFAVIIDAARIFTSQDAAMTGDESQLIDA; this is encoded by the coding sequence ATGAATCGCCCGGATGATCTCCAAGTCGTCGAGTTCGGCCTCGGAAGCGAAGTCTTCGCTGTGCCCGTCAAGCTCGTCCGCGAGATACTCGACTATGCGCCGCCTGCGCACGTGCCCAATGGTCCGGACCATTTCGTCGGGCTGACCGATGTGCGCGGCCAGGGTGTTCCAACGCTGGACCTGCGGCGGCGTCTGGGTCTGGAGGCGATCGAACCAACCCTCGCCACGCGTATCCTGATCCTTGACATTGCTCTGCCCGACCGCGCGCTGACGCTCGGTGTCGTGATCGACCGTGTGCTCAGCGTCAGCAGCTACGACGCGGCGCAGATCGAACAGGCACCCGACATCGGAGTGCGCTGGAAATCCCAATACATCACCGGCGTCGTCAGGCGCGAAACCGGTTTTGCCGTGATCATCGACGCTGCCCGCATCTTCACCTCGCAAGACGCGGCCATGACCGGCGATGAGTCGCAATTGATCGACGCCTGA
- a CDS encoding methyl-accepting chemotaxis protein: MPFQMFSRVSEDQVLTEIARLEAAIASTGDHSLRLDTGACNAPTRAVIEAFNRLLETAARPVEELAGQIGAMAAEHDRGDIDVVIPADQFSGRYKEIAHGINDLVTAHITTKKKAMACVAEFSRGTFSAPLEQFPGKKAFLNDTIETLRGSLSGLIAEMNNMSAEHDRGDIDVVVDADKFPGEFGVMARGINDMVAGHIAVKKKAMACVKGLAEGNFEAPLEQFPGKKAFINDTVETLRNNLTGLIGELNAMSAEHDRGDIDAMVDDTRFRGDFGVMARGINQMVAGHIDVKKKAMACVKAFGEGDFNAPLEQFPGKKAFINETIDTLRANLRAITAEINRLIDASTAGELGTRGDAKRFVGDFAMLISGINGMLDATIKPIDEGNRVLRLVSRGNFNERVELDCGGDHQRMRDAINELVDNLRTSASVADRIAEGDLTVRHTALSEDDQLGTALASMIERLGAVVGSTSVAAENVSTGSRQLAASSEQVAQGATEQAASAEEASASMEQMAANIKQTADNAAQTEKIARQSSKDAELSGQAVEQAVSAMRTIADKIGIVQEIARQTDLLALNAAVEAARAGEHGKGFAVVASEVRKLAERSQTAAAEISAVSSNTVKVATDAGEMLAKLVPDIRRTAELVTEISAACREQDIGASQINEAIQQLDKVTQQNASASDQISSTSEELASQADELRQAISFFTFDPGHGSGSRTVSAAPGKSKPVTRSAPAARRAAAAAPNRNSVADQQERVAGFALNLTDGGADPDDAEFGRAA, encoded by the coding sequence ATGCCGTTCCAAATGTTTTCGCGGGTATCCGAAGATCAGGTTCTTACCGAGATCGCGCGTCTCGAAGCTGCGATTGCATCCACGGGTGATCATTCGCTACGCCTTGATACGGGCGCATGCAACGCTCCGACTCGCGCGGTGATTGAGGCTTTCAACCGCCTGCTCGAGACTGCCGCGCGCCCGGTGGAAGAGCTCGCCGGACAAATCGGCGCAATGGCGGCCGAGCATGACCGTGGCGATATCGATGTCGTGATCCCGGCAGACCAGTTCTCCGGCCGCTACAAGGAGATCGCCCACGGCATCAACGACCTCGTGACCGCGCATATCACGACGAAGAAGAAAGCGATGGCCTGCGTGGCTGAGTTCAGCCGCGGCACTTTCTCGGCGCCGCTGGAGCAATTCCCCGGCAAGAAAGCGTTTCTCAACGACACGATCGAGACCCTTCGCGGCAGCCTTTCCGGGCTGATTGCTGAGATGAACAACATGTCCGCCGAACATGATCGCGGCGATATTGACGTGGTCGTCGATGCCGACAAGTTCCCCGGAGAGTTCGGCGTGATGGCACGCGGGATCAACGACATGGTCGCTGGTCATATCGCCGTGAAGAAGAAGGCGATGGCCTGCGTGAAGGGCTTAGCCGAAGGCAACTTCGAGGCGCCTCTCGAACAGTTCCCCGGCAAGAAGGCCTTCATCAACGACACGGTCGAAACGCTACGCAACAACCTTACCGGACTGATCGGCGAACTGAACGCCATGTCGGCCGAGCACGATCGCGGCGACATTGACGCCATGGTCGATGACACCCGGTTCCGTGGCGACTTCGGAGTCATGGCGCGCGGCATCAACCAGATGGTTGCGGGCCATATAGATGTGAAAAAGAAGGCGATGGCCTGCGTCAAGGCGTTCGGCGAAGGAGACTTTAATGCTCCTCTCGAACAGTTCCCCGGCAAAAAGGCCTTCATCAACGAAACGATCGACACCCTGCGTGCCAATCTTCGGGCGATCACGGCGGAAATCAACCGGCTGATCGACGCATCGACCGCCGGCGAGCTTGGCACGCGGGGCGACGCCAAACGCTTCGTCGGTGACTTCGCGATGCTGATTTCGGGCATCAACGGGATGCTGGATGCCACGATAAAGCCGATCGACGAAGGCAACCGTGTGCTCCGCCTTGTCAGCCGTGGCAACTTCAACGAGCGCGTGGAGCTCGATTGCGGCGGCGACCATCAGCGCATGCGCGATGCCATCAACGAGCTGGTGGACAACCTGCGCACCAGCGCCAGTGTGGCTGACCGGATTGCCGAAGGCGATCTGACCGTGCGCCACACAGCGCTTTCGGAAGACGACCAGCTCGGCACCGCGCTCGCGAGCATGATCGAACGCCTTGGGGCGGTGGTCGGCAGCACGTCTGTCGCCGCCGAGAACGTCTCGACCGGAAGCAGGCAGCTTGCCGCAAGTTCCGAACAGGTCGCGCAGGGCGCGACTGAACAGGCTGCTTCGGCCGAAGAGGCCTCCGCGTCGATGGAGCAGATGGCAGCTAACATCAAACAGACCGCCGACAACGCCGCCCAGACGGAGAAGATCGCGCGCCAGTCCTCCAAGGATGCCGAGCTGTCGGGGCAGGCGGTGGAGCAAGCTGTCAGTGCCATGCGGACGATCGCCGACAAGATCGGCATCGTTCAGGAGATCGCTCGCCAGACAGATCTGCTCGCGCTCAACGCGGCGGTCGAGGCGGCTCGCGCCGGCGAACACGGTAAGGGCTTTGCCGTCGTGGCATCCGAAGTGCGCAAGCTTGCCGAACGCAGCCAGACAGCGGCCGCGGAAATCAGTGCCGTTTCCTCCAACACCGTGAAGGTCGCGACCGACGCAGGAGAAATGCTCGCCAAGCTGGTGCCCGACATCCGCCGCACGGCCGAACTGGTCACCGAAATCAGCGCCGCGTGTCGTGAACAGGATATCGGGGCCTCGCAGATCAACGAAGCGATCCAACAGCTTGACAAGGTGACGCAGCAGAACGCGAGCGCTTCGGACCAGATTTCCTCGACGTCAGAAGAGCTCGCTTCGCAAGCCGATGAATTGCGGCAGGCGATTTCGTTCTTCACCTTTGACCCCGGCCATGGCTCCGGCAGCCGGACGGTCAGCGCCGCGCCGGGCAAGTCGAAGCCGGTGACCCGCAGCGCGCCCGCCGCCCGTCGTGCCGCCGCCGCTGCGCCTAATCGCAATTCAGTGGCCGACCAGCAGGAACGCGTTGCCGGTTTCGCGCTCAACCTCACCGACGGCGGGGCCGACCCCGACGACGCCGAATTCGGACGCGCGGCATGA